One Methylobacterium oryzae DNA window includes the following coding sequences:
- a CDS encoding DUF1328 domain-containing protein, whose translation MLGWAVTFLVVALVAALLGFGGIAGTAMEAAKLVFFVAIVLFAISAVVGLMRGRSPTL comes from the coding sequence ATGCTCGGTTGGGCCGTAACTTTTCTCGTCGTCGCTCTCGTGGCCGCTCTGCTTGGGTTCGGCGGCATCGCCGGCACCGCCATGGAGGCGGCCAAGCTGGTCTTCTTCGTAGCGATCGTCCTGTTCGCCATCTCGGCCGTCGTCGGCCTGATGCGGGGCCGTTCGCCGACACTTTGA
- a CDS encoding NepR family anti-sigma factor, producing the protein MAYVEPQHNAAGPTSATRGVLMVDQGKEAGLRARDPHVETASDRLSESENSSGGTAASDPSDRSRSKGGLSDQTRNRIAAQLRAMYDTVTQQPVPDRFAELIAKLDSADRKA; encoded by the coding sequence ATGGCGTATGTCGAGCCGCAGCACAATGCGGCCGGGCCGACTTCGGCAACAAGGGGCGTGTTGATGGTGGACCAGGGAAAGGAGGCCGGTCTTCGCGCGCGCGATCCGCACGTCGAGACCGCTTCGGATCGCTTGTCGGAGTCCGAGAACAGCTCCGGCGGTACGGCCGCTTCCGACCCGTCCGACCGCTCCAGGAGCAAGGGCGGCCTCAGCGATCAGACCCGGAACCGCATCGCCGCGCAGCTGCGCGCGATGTACGACACGGTCACGCAGCAGCCCGTACCCGATCGCTTCGCCGAACTGATCGCCAAGCTCGACAGCGCCGACCGCAAGGCCTGA
- a CDS encoding response regulator — protein sequence MSTSQLVVQHLPYLRRYARALTGSQVAGDAYVAATLETLVNEPDTLGRSTNIKADLFRVFTRIWNSLSVNGRSEQVQHDLPAEVRLGQITPLPRQAFLLSCLEGFSEEDAAIILGVDVSEVRDLVDEAGRELAADMATEILIIEDEPLIAMDLEALVEGLGHNVIGVARTRTEAIKIAGEGKRPGLILADIQLADGSSGLDAVNDLLKSFEVPVIFITAYPERFLTGERPEPAFLIAKPFQPANVSAVISQALFFQQTARRREAKTA from the coding sequence ATGTCGACATCGCAACTCGTGGTACAGCACCTGCCGTACCTGCGCCGCTACGCGCGCGCGCTCACGGGTAGCCAAGTGGCGGGTGACGCGTACGTCGCCGCCACCCTGGAGACCCTCGTCAACGAGCCGGACACGCTCGGTCGCAGCACCAACATCAAGGCCGACCTGTTCCGCGTCTTCACGCGGATCTGGAACTCGCTCTCGGTCAACGGCCGCAGCGAGCAGGTCCAGCACGATCTGCCGGCGGAGGTCCGCCTCGGCCAGATCACCCCGCTGCCTCGCCAGGCCTTCCTGCTCTCCTGCCTCGAGGGCTTCTCCGAGGAGGACGCGGCGATCATTCTGGGCGTCGACGTGTCCGAGGTTCGCGACCTCGTGGACGAGGCTGGTCGCGAGCTCGCCGCCGACATGGCGACCGAGATCCTCATCATCGAGGACGAGCCCCTGATCGCGATGGATCTGGAGGCGCTGGTCGAGGGTCTCGGCCACAACGTCATCGGTGTCGCCCGCACCCGCACCGAAGCGATCAAGATCGCCGGCGAGGGCAAGCGCCCCGGCCTGATCCTGGCCGACATCCAGCTCGCCGACGGCTCCTCCGGCCTCGACGCCGTGAACGACCTCCTGAAATCCTTCGAGGTGCCGGTGATCTTCATCACCGCCTATCCCGAGCGCTTCCTCACCGGTGAGCGGCCCGAGCCGGCGTTCCTGATCGCCAAGCCGTTCCAGCCCGCCAACGTCTCGGCGGTGATCAGCCAGGCGCTGTTCTTCCAGCAGACCGCCCGTCGGCGGGAAGCCAAGACGGCCTGA
- a CDS encoding general stress protein: MASGNSTSKRGFASMDLERQREIASKGGRSVPAEKRSFSQDRELASSAGRKGGQSTGTGRAE, translated from the coding sequence ATGGCGTCCGGAAATTCGACCTCGAAGCGAGGCTTTGCCTCGATGGACCTGGAGCGGCAGCGCGAGATCGCCAGCAAGGGCGGCCGCAGCGTTCCGGCCGAGAAGCGCTCCTTCTCGCAGGATCGTGAGCTCGCCTCGTCCGCCGGCCGCAAGGGCGGTCAGTCCACGGGGACCGGCCGGGCCGAGTGA
- a CDS encoding electron transporter, with translation MSSPAPYATCRCGLGALLALCLVLSPEPAAARLVKADLARVAVAPPPGARAPLDLAATDARTDRPTTLGQALGGRAALLLPVDYTCGNVCDPMLSLSVEALAATGLPIDDYALVLVGIDPRDDAAAARRMLAETLGDRAGSVRPRALIVSDAALARLTGALGYEAVYDAGTDSFAHPAAALLLTADGRVARALSPLALTGRDLRLALTEAGEGRVGSIADRLTLLCYGYDAARGVYTPLIQRILTVAGIVTILAIALLVAGLTRLAHRRRT, from the coding sequence TTGTCCAGCCCCGCGCCTTACGCAACCTGTCGGTGTGGTCTTGGCGCCCTCCTGGCACTGTGCCTCGTCCTGTCGCCAGAGCCGGCAGCGGCCCGCCTCGTCAAGGCCGACCTCGCCCGCGTCGCGGTCGCGCCGCCCCCGGGTGCCCGGGCCCCGCTCGACCTCGCCGCCACCGACGCGCGCACCGACCGGCCGACCACCCTCGGGCAGGCCCTGGGCGGCCGCGCGGCCCTTCTGCTGCCGGTGGATTACACCTGCGGGAATGTCTGCGACCCCATGCTGTCCCTGTCGGTGGAGGCGCTGGCGGCCACCGGCCTGCCGATCGACGACTACGCCCTCGTGCTGGTCGGGATCGATCCCCGCGACGACGCCGCGGCCGCCCGGCGCATGCTGGCGGAGACGCTCGGGGATCGGGCGGGATCCGTCCGGCCCCGGGCGCTCATCGTGTCGGACGCCGCGCTCGCGCGCCTCACCGGCGCGCTGGGCTATGAAGCTGTCTACGATGCCGGGACCGACAGCTTCGCGCATCCCGCGGCGGCGCTTCTCCTCACCGCCGACGGCCGGGTAGCCCGTGCGCTGTCGCCCCTGGCGCTGACCGGGCGCGACCTGCGCCTCGCCCTGACGGAAGCCGGCGAGGGCCGGGTCGGCAGCATCGCCGACCGGCTCACCCTGCTCTGCTACGGCTACGATGCCGCGCGCGGCGTCTACACGCCCCTCATCCAGCGGATCCTGACGGTGGCCGGGATCGTCACGATCCTGGCGATCGCCCTTCTCGTCGCGGGCCTGACGCGCCTCGCGCACCGGCGCCGGACCTGA
- a CDS encoding cyclic nucleotide-binding domain-containing protein: MTLDTEVSSLKQVPLFREVEPARLKLLAFTSERVHFEPGQRFFARGDVADAAYVILSGTADVSIDGPAGPVRLALLGQDALVGEMGILAEQPRSATVTAQSAVTALRIDRGVFLELLAQFPQISIALMRVLALRLEQTNQALAESRG; encoded by the coding sequence ATGACCCTCGACACCGAGGTTTCCTCCCTGAAGCAGGTGCCGCTGTTCCGCGAGGTGGAACCGGCGCGCCTGAAGCTCCTGGCCTTCACCAGCGAGCGGGTGCATTTCGAGCCGGGGCAACGCTTCTTCGCCCGCGGCGACGTCGCGGATGCGGCCTACGTGATCCTCTCGGGTACGGCGGACGTCAGCATCGACGGTCCCGCCGGCCCGGTGCGGCTGGCGCTCCTCGGCCAGGACGCCCTCGTCGGTGAGATGGGCATCCTGGCCGAGCAGCCCCGCTCCGCCACCGTGACGGCGCAATCCGCGGTGACCGCCCTGCGTATCGACCGCGGGGTGTTCCTGGAACTGCTGGCCCAGTTTCCACAGATCAGCATCGCCCTGATGCGCGTGCTGGCGCTGCGGCTGGAGCAGACCAACCAGGCGCTGGCCGAGAGCCGGGGCTGA
- a CDS encoding VOC family protein, translated as MAETETLPTEATVTPDVPLSPAIHLDHCVIHVSDWARSNAFYRDVVGAEILARGPGFAYRFGGVQLNCHGPGVESVPVAAKPVQPGNSDLCFRWSGAIETAIAHLEAAGVPVELGPVERHGAAGAGISVYFRDPDGSLLEFITYAG; from the coding sequence ATGGCCGAGACCGAAACTCTTCCCACCGAGGCGACGGTCACTCCCGATGTCCCGCTCAGCCCGGCGATACACCTCGATCACTGCGTGATCCACGTGAGCGACTGGGCACGCTCGAACGCCTTCTACCGCGACGTGGTGGGTGCCGAGATCCTCGCGCGCGGTCCCGGCTTCGCCTACCGGTTCGGCGGCGTCCAGCTCAATTGCCACGGGCCGGGCGTCGAGTCGGTACCGGTCGCGGCGAAACCCGTCCAGCCGGGCAACAGCGACCTGTGCTTCCGCTGGTCGGGCGCGATCGAGACCGCCATCGCGCATCTCGAGGCCGCCGGGGTCCCGGTGGAACTCGGCCCGGTGGAGCGGCACGGCGCCGCGGGCGCTGGGATCAGCGTCTACTTCCGGGATCCCGACGGCTCGCTCCTGGAATTCATCACCTACGCGGGATGA